The proteins below are encoded in one region of Chloroflexota bacterium:
- a CDS encoding peptide ABC transporter substrate-binding protein, giving the protein MKGNKLFYSMSIIVISAMVLAACGGGATTAAPTQPPPPTAAPATAAPATAVPATEAPTGCQDIDAFDAAAAPTDKAVKIAYSQEPDNLVGYYSNMTYSAWVGQMTQPGLAEWNENSEYVPDLAAEIPTVENGGMTADGLSFTWHLKPNLHWSDGKCLTSADVKFTFESIMNQKNTVLSRSGYDKIASVETPDETTVVFTFSEPYAPWQLLFTSGPNTANPILPKHILEGLDTLDGAAEIHQPTVTAGAFVPQEWVPGDHLTLVASPSFYGGKPTLDAVFIKFVPDPETALAALQTGDTDLYPDFSESDIPTLEALEPTLHLGVVATPLFEHYFFNMGTVAGVDGKGKSDVDGPCAFKDIRVRKAIILATDRAGIVDALLNGKTVAPATLYPASPFENTDLEPYPFDHDQANALLDEAGYAVGADGIRAGKCDGKDVKLSFNFETTNKQIRVDIALIAQQNLKDVGIEFKPIHTPAGSFFGLYSEGANMPKGTYDIAGYTTGFYPDPFSDNFLCDQIPNAENGGQGNNNYHFCDPKFDELWQAGAKETDFNKRKAIFAEIQKYMYDNALVMPMYARANIYDVSDRVAGINAGSYSYLFWNMEAWDLK; this is encoded by the coding sequence ATGAAAGGCAATAAACTGTTTTACTCAATGAGTATCATCGTCATTTCGGCGATGGTGCTCGCCGCGTGCGGCGGTGGCGCCACGACTGCGGCGCCGACTCAACCGCCGCCGCCGACGGCGGCCCCCGCAACTGCGGCGCCGGCTACCGCAGTCCCGGCGACCGAAGCGCCAACGGGCTGTCAGGATATTGACGCCTTCGATGCCGCAGCAGCTCCCACTGACAAGGCTGTCAAGATCGCTTACTCACAGGAACCGGATAATCTCGTGGGCTACTATTCCAATATGACCTACTCGGCGTGGGTCGGCCAGATGACCCAGCCGGGCCTGGCGGAGTGGAACGAGAATAGCGAGTACGTGCCTGATCTCGCCGCCGAAATTCCAACGGTGGAAAATGGCGGTATGACGGCCGATGGCTTGTCCTTCACCTGGCATCTCAAGCCAAACCTGCACTGGTCGGATGGCAAGTGCCTGACCTCGGCGGACGTGAAGTTCACCTTCGAGTCGATCATGAACCAGAAGAACACCGTGCTCAGCCGCTCCGGCTACGACAAGATCGCCAGTGTCGAAACCCCGGATGAGACCACTGTTGTCTTCACCTTCTCTGAGCCGTATGCTCCCTGGCAATTGCTCTTCACCTCCGGCCCGAACACCGCCAACCCCATCCTGCCCAAGCACATCCTCGAAGGGCTGGACACGCTCGACGGCGCAGCTGAAATTCATCAGCCGACAGTAACCGCTGGCGCATTCGTCCCGCAAGAGTGGGTCCCCGGCGACCACCTGACCCTGGTGGCCAGCCCCAGTTTCTATGGCGGCAAGCCCACGCTGGATGCGGTGTTCATCAAGTTCGTGCCTGATCCGGAAACGGCGCTGGCCGCGCTCCAGACTGGCGACACCGACCTGTACCCCGACTTCTCCGAGTCCGACATCCCGACTCTGGAAGCCCTCGAACCGACTCTGCACCTCGGCGTGGTTGCGACCCCGTTGTTTGAGCACTACTTCTTCAACATGGGCACCGTGGCCGGCGTAGACGGCAAAGGCAAGTCGGACGTAGATGGCCCCTGCGCCTTCAAGGACATTCGTGTTCGCAAGGCCATCATCCTCGCCACCGACCGCGCCGGGATCGTGGACGCGCTGTTGAATGGCAAGACCGTGGCCCCGGCCACCCTCTACCCGGCCAGCCCGTTCGAGAACACCGACCTCGAGCCCTATCCGTTTGACCATGATCAGGCCAATGCTTTGCTCGACGAAGCCGGTTACGCCGTCGGCGCTGACGGCATCCGCGCCGGCAAGTGCGATGGCAAGGACGTGAAGCTGTCCTTTAATTTCGAGACCACTAACAAGCAGATCCGGGTGGATATTGCCCTTATCGCCCAGCAGAACCTGAAGGATGTGGGCATCGAGTTCAAGCCGATCCACACCCCGGCAGGCTCGTTCTTCGGCCTGTACTCGGAAGGCGCGAACATGCCGAAGGGCACGTACGACATCGCAGGCTATACCACCGGCTTCTACCCGGACCCGTTCAGCGACAACTTCCTGTGCGACCAGATCCCGAACGCCGAAAACGGCGGGCAGGGCAACAACAACTACCACTTCTGCGATCCGAAGTTTGACGAGTTGTGGCAGGCTGGCGCGAAGGAGACCGACTTCAACAAGCGCAAGGCCATCTTCGCCGAAATTCAGAAGTATATGTACGACAATGCGCTGGTGATGCCGATGTACGCGCGCGCGAACATCTATGATGTGAGCGACCGCGTGGCCGGCATTAACGCTGGTTCCTACAGCTACCTGTTCTGGAACATGGAAGCGTGGGACCTCAAGTAA